The Primulina eburnea isolate SZY01 chromosome 13, ASM2296580v1, whole genome shotgun sequence genome includes a region encoding these proteins:
- the LOC140810659 gene encoding LOW QUALITY PROTEIN: protein ABIL1-like (The sequence of the model RefSeq protein was modified relative to this genomic sequence to represent the inferred CDS: deleted 1 base in 1 codon): protein MEMENQTKTFDELSMERSKSFVSALQELKNLRPQLHSAAEYCEKSYLHSEQKQMVLDNLKDYAVRALVNAIDHLGTVAYKLSDVLEQQTLEISSMDLKVACLNQQLLTCQMYTDKEGLRQQQLLAIIPRHHKHYILPNSVSKKVHFSPQIQTDPRQPMQARGRLYPSGASAATSLSWHLASETKSTLKGFPRGIMSTEDSKMSGKTSSAFNLSVTDEKTGMKSMSVSTVAMQTLGVTRQESLEGSKPLSQFRSFDIPRENVRPRPPGRSKSVLSAFFVKPKTQQKLKTNA, encoded by the exons atgGAGATGGAGAATCAGACGAAGACGTTTGACGAGCTGTCGATGGAGAGAAGCAAGAGTTTTGTGTCGGCATTACAG GAACTCAAGAACCTTCGGCCTCAACTGCATTCTGCAGCAGAGTATTGCGAGAAGTCGTATCTCCACAGTGAGCAGAAGCAAAT GGTGCTGGATAATTTGAAGGACTATGCTGTAAGAGCTCTTGTCAATGCTATTGACCACCTTGGTACTGTTGCT TACAAGTTAAGTGATGTTTTGGAGCAACAGACATTGGAGATCTCGTCGATGGATCTGAAAGTTGCATGCCTAAATCAG CAACTTCTAACATGCCAAATGTACACGGATAAAGAAGGTCTTAGGCAGCAGCAGTTATTAGCTATCATTCCAAGGCATCACAAACATTACATTTTACCAA ACTCTGTCAGCAAGAAGGTGCATTTCAGCCCACAGATACAGACAGATCCTAGGCAACCTATGCAAGCAAGAGGTCGCCTTTATCCTTCAG GTGCTTCTGCTGCGACTTCTCTCTCTTGGCATTTAGCATCAGAAACCAAATCAACCTTGAAAGGTTTTCCACGTGGTATTATGAG CACCGAGGACTCAAAAATGAGTGGAAAAACATCTAGTGCATTCAACTTGTCAG TTACGGATGAGAAAACTGGGATGAAATCCATGTCAGTTTCAACTGTGGCTATGCAAACACTAGGGGTTACACGGCAG GAGTCTTTGGAGGGTTCCAAACCTTTATCTCAGTTTAGATCCTTCGACATTCCGAGGGAGAATGTACGCCCACGTCCACCTGGTCGTAGCAAGAGCGTGCTTTCAGCTTTCTTTGTCAAGCCAAAGACCCAACAAAAGTTGAAGACTAATGCATGA